One part of the Vicia villosa cultivar HV-30 ecotype Madison, WI linkage group LG6, Vvil1.0, whole genome shotgun sequence genome encodes these proteins:
- the LOC131613591 gene encoding uncharacterized protein LOC131613591 translates to MKWLLSRSGVYWTSILKDCIEFAKGIQECQMHGGIQHVPTSELDAIVKPWPFKGWAMDVIGEIKPASSKQKRYILAGIDYFTKWVKVVALTNVDQEVVIDFIQNHIMCRFGIPKIIATEVGVKLLTSTLYYAQENGQVEAANKVIISLIKKHVGKKPRNWHKTLDQALWALLLVEIDVQSLRIQRQHEIPSEDYWNMMADELVDLDEKRMLALDSIRRQKERVARAYNKKVKDKVFVVDDLVWKVILPMYRNERVLGKWSPNWEGPFKVIQVFSNNAYELEELVPDRWILRVNGKYLKKYKPILQEVKISTE, encoded by the exons atgaaatggcttttgtcaCGTTCAGGCGTCTATTGGACTTCAATATTGAAAGATTGCAttgaatttgctaaaggtatccAAGAATGCCAAATGCATGGGGGCATACAACATGTTCCTACGAGTGAATTAGATGCAATTGTAAAACCTTGGCCATTCAAAGGATGGGCGATGGATGTGATTGGAGAAATAAAACCagcttcatcaaaacaaaaaaggTACATTCTAGCCGGTATCGATTATTTTACAAAATGGGTCAAGGTTGTAGCCTTAACAAATGTCGACCAAGAAGTTGTTATAGACTTTATACAGAATCACATCATGTGTCGGTTTGGGATTCCAAAAATAATTGCTACCGAAGTTGGGGTTAAGTTGTTAACTTCTACTCTTTACTATGCTCAGGAAAATGGCCAAGTTGAAGCTGCCAATAAAGTAATAATTAGCCTAataaagaagcatgtaggaaagaagccaagaaattggcataAAACATTGGATCAAGCCTTATGGGCAT TGTTACTAGTGGAGATAGATGTTCAATCACTGAGAATCCAAAGACAACATGAAATACCATCTGAAGATTACTGGAATATGATGGCAGACGAGCTCGTCGACTTAGATGAAAAAAGGATGTTGGCCCTTGATTCGATAAGGAGACAGAAAGAAAGAGTTGccagagcttataataaaaaggtAAAAGATAAAGTATTTGTTGTagatgatttagtttggaaagtgaTATTACCTATGTACAGAAATGAAAGAGTCTTAGGAAAATGGTCCCCAAATTGGGAAGGACCTTTTAAGGTGATACAAGTTTTTTCCAATAATGCCTATGAACTTGAAGAATTAGTCCCAGATCGATGGATTTTAAGGGTAAATGGTAAGTACTTGAAGAAGTATAAGCCTATTCTTCAAGAAGTCAAAATTTCGACAGAATAA